In Streptococcus sp. SN-1, a single genomic region encodes these proteins:
- a CDS encoding GNAT family N-acetyltransferase, whose translation MYFKLENEDSQKAQEIGNLIRAYNRSKREEAESEPLNLYVEDEKGNLLAGLIAETFGNWLEIEYLFVKEELRRQGIGSKLLQQAETEAKNRNCRFAFVNTYQFQAPDFYKRHGYKEVFRLQDYPYIGQRYYYQKDL comes from the coding sequence ATGTACTTTAAATTGGAAAATGAGGATTCCCAGAAGGCGCAAGAAATTGGGAATCTGATTCGTGCTTATAATCGTTCCAAAAGAGAAGAGGCTGAAAGTGAGCCACTTAATCTTTATGTCGAAGATGAAAAGGGCAATCTCCTGGCAGGTTTGATAGCAGAGACTTTTGGAAATTGGCTAGAAATCGAGTATTTATTTGTAAAAGAGGAACTGAGAAGGCAAGGAATCGGTTCAAAGCTATTGCAGCAAGCAGAAACTGAAGCTAAGAATCGAAACTGTCGTTTTGCTTTTGTCAATACCTACCAGTTTCAAGCTCCTGATTTTTATAAAAGGCATGGCTACAAGGAAGTCTTTAGGTTACAAGACTATCCCTACATTGGGCAAAGATATTATTACCAAAAGGATTTGTAA
- a CDS encoding ABC transporter permease, which produces MKLNKLNFLKENIRDLYSSGVIYLGLLISFIPPILVTFFILNTQGTSLGIKHISNFYAMLGMLMAVIHANRVISRDFSHNTVSLFYNQQKNRMIYVLSNFLYAISVSIIYALNGIVLLVIVSKLGVPGDLGLDFIAVIVVNTILLVLFYFLLSYIFYLYKLKSGLVFGILVALLLFVPNILNTIMMNTSNDLFIKAIELLPFYSLPVFVASNTMSISQYLVVITTIILLYFFTLKKSKKYSF; this is translated from the coding sequence ATGAAATTAAATAAATTGAATTTTCTTAAGGAAAATATAAGAGATTTATATTCATCAGGCGTAATATATCTCGGTTTGCTTATCTCGTTTATACCGCCGATATTGGTTACATTCTTTATTCTAAATACTCAAGGGACATCGCTTGGTATTAAGCATATTTCAAACTTTTATGCTATGCTCGGTATGTTAATGGCTGTTATACATGCTAACCGAGTCATTAGTAGAGATTTTTCCCACAATACGGTAAGTTTGTTTTATAATCAACAGAAAAATCGGATGATTTATGTCTTGTCTAATTTTCTATATGCCATCTCAGTTTCCATTATTTATGCTTTGAATGGCATTGTGCTACTAGTCATCGTAAGTAAATTGGGTGTTCCAGGTGATTTAGGATTAGATTTTATAGCAGTCATTGTAGTCAATACAATTTTGTTAGTCCTATTTTATTTTCTATTATCTTACATTTTCTATTTATACAAATTGAAAAGTGGCTTGGTATTTGGTATTTTAGTAGCTTTACTACTCTTTGTCCCTAATATATTAAATACGATTATGATGAATACTAGTAATGATTTGTTTATCAAAGCAATTGAACTTCTTCCTTTTTATTCCTTACCTGTATTTGTTGCTTCAAATACGATGTCTATTAGTCAGTATCTTGTGGTAATCACTACAATCATTTTATTGTACTTTTTCACTCTCAAGAAAAGCAAGAAGTATTCATTTTAG
- a CDS encoding helix-turn-helix transcriptional regulator, whose product MAKNLKLKLARVELDLTQGQLAEAVGVTRQTIGLIEAGKYNPSLSLCQSICRCLGKTLDQLFWEEEDGK is encoded by the coding sequence GTGGCTAAAAATTTAAAATTGAAATTAGCTCGTGTAGAGCTTGATTTAACTCAAGGTCAACTGGCAGAGGCTGTGGGGGTGACGCGCCAGACTATTGGTTTGATAGAGGCGGGAAAATACAATCCCAGTCTCTCGCTTTGCCAGTCTATTTGCAGATGTTTAGGAAAAACCCTAGACCAACTATTTTGGGAGGAAGAAGATGGTAAATAA